A genomic segment from Nicotiana sylvestris chromosome 1, ASM39365v2, whole genome shotgun sequence encodes:
- the LOC104237493 gene encoding LOB domain-containing protein 19, producing MSSGPCGACKYLRRKCVKGCIFAPYFDTEQGMSHFAAVHKVFGASNASKLLLSIPANKRLETVITLCYEALARVRDPVYGCVAHIFTLQQQVLTLQAELAYVQARLSTLQSASSEVAATYSNISSVSMDPLFDTTGFHHVLDEELENCDIHSVAVDFVSRR from the exons ATGAGCAGTGGACCGTGTGGTGCATGCAAATATCTTAGAAGGAAGTGTGTAAAGGGTTGCATATTTGCACCTTATTTTGATACAGAACAAGGTATGTCTCACTTTGCTGCTGTCCACAAGGTGTTTGGAGCAAGTAATGCCTCCAAGTTATTACTTAGCATTCCGGCAAACAAGCGTCTCGAAACTGTTATTACCCTCTGCTATGAGGCTCTTGCTAGAGTTAGAGACCCTGTTTATGGCTGTGTTGCTCACATTTTCACTCTTCAACAACAG GTTTTGACATTGCAAGCAGAGTTAGCTTATGTTCAAGCCCGTCTTTCCACCCTGCAATCTGCTTCTTCAGAGGTGGCAGCAACTTATTCTAACATATCATCGGTGTCTATGGATCCTTTGTTCGATACAACAGGCTTTCATCATGTGTTAGATGAAGAACTGGAGAATTGTGACATCCATTCTGTTGCTGTAGATTTCGTCTCTAGACGCTAA